The proteins below are encoded in one region of Aspergillus nidulans FGSC A4 chromosome III:
- a CDS encoding Ran GTPase-binding protein ntfA (transcript_id=CADANIAT00005455), whose protein sequence is MADFQSIAQQFVTFYYQTFDGNRAGLAPLYRDHSMLTFETSAIQGVAGIIEKLTSLPFQKVQHQVSTLDAQPSGEHGGILVLVTGALLVDEEKNPMNYTQTFQLMPDGAGSYFVLNDVFRLIYNA, encoded by the exons atggccg ACTTCCAGTCCATCGCTC AACAGTTCGTTACCTTCTACTATCAGACCTTTGATGGTAACCGTGCTGGCCTTGCGCCTCTCTAC CGCGACCATTCCATGCTCACCTTCGAGACATCTGCCATCCAAGGTGTGGCTGGTATCATTGAGAAGCTCACT TCTCTGCCTTTCCAGAAGGTGCAACATCAGGTTTCGACCCTAGATGCTCAGCCCTCCGGTGAGCATGGTGGCATCTTGGTCTTGGTTACGGGTGCTCTCCTG GTCgatgaggaaaagaaccCCATGAACTACACACAGACCTTCCAGCTTATGCCTGATGGTGCTGGAAGCTACTTCGTCCTCAACGATGTCTTCCGTTTGATCTACAACGCTTAA
- a CDS encoding SWAP/Surp domain-containing protein (transcript_id=CADANIAT00005454) yields the protein MADNSKHKAFPDVSSKLSAPAKKSLFERQKAEAEAKRARERAETAAVYEDFVKSFEDDSPAPERSTFEGKQNRFANRNTGFGGPAKRHFTSSGPRMSGPGTLGPPPTSLSRKRNHEGFQPLHRNWESAQGTLGFDNAAGAAKSAFRASDDEDEGSADAKEAERAAAKPTLYLASLPPGTSQSVVKALIPTVLTVDNVKFLRPSGQTATERKSVSAIVTLASESAASDIDSSVSALQNRYLGWGYYLSISRHLSSAAIGSTVAIGPSSTGSLPFGAKPVAPELGGRLNRAPPPGLHRGGFAPPSSYGPSYGGSSSTLQVEVKAPSDLKQLRLIHKTLENLLNYGPEFEALLMSRPEVQKEEKWAWLWDARSPGGVYYRWKLWDIITNSRSKDQRGHSQNPFPIFEGGAMWIPQDKLTFEYTTRLDELVSDEDYDSSDEDISDGEDDRRQHGGPPPTDGIGTGNEGLGHMNPLKKAKLAHLLARLPTTHAKLRKGDVARVTAFAIKHAGAGADEVVEMIVSNIIEPFVYTGANPDRELEKGLARKEQNGDGANAAPTDKAGKEKLDTSSAKLVGLYLISDILSSSATSGVRHAWRYRQLFESALKTHKVFEHLGRLEKDLSWGRLRAEKWKRSIGSLLHLWEGWCVFPQSSQEHFFQVFEKPPLTEEELREEKEKAESERAAAAVSKNKSRWKAVDEDSSAAARFEPGGSSEGKPPSAEVHQEVAEDMDIDGAAMSDIDGEPMEDSDLEDIDEDENPREEIEEEDKPKEQPQTKSEKPPEIPAGPVRKPRPKAEDMFADSDSDSEGRIE from the coding sequence ATGGCAGACAACTCCAAACACAAGGCTTTCCCAGACGTCTCGTCGAAGCTGTCTGCCCCGGCCAAGAAGTCGCTCTTTGAACGCCAgaaagccgaagccgaagccaaaCGTGCCCGCGAACGCGCCGAGACAGCTGCGGTGTACGAGGACTTTGTCAAATCTTTCGAAGATGATTCCCCGGCCCCTGAGCGCTCGACATTTGAGGGAAAGCAGAATAGATTTGCGAACAGGAACACTGGCTTTGGAGGGCCTGCAAAACGACATTTCACGAGCTCCGGTCCGCGCATGAGTGGTCCTGGGACGCTGGGACCGCCTCCAACATCACTCTCTCGAAAACGCAACCACGAAGGCTTTCAACCATTACATAGGAATTGGGAATCTGCGCAGGGGACGCTGGGATTTGATAATGCAGCCGGTGCGGCTAAGTCCGCTTTTCGCGCatcggacgatgaggatgagggtAGTGCGGACGCgaaggaggctgagaggGCTGCGGCTAAGCCGACATTGTATCTTGCGTCTCTTCCCCCTGGGACCTCTCAATCTGTGGTCAAGGCTCTAATACCTACGGTGTTGACCGTCGACAATGTCAAATTCCTACGGCCCTCGGGCCAGACCGCCACCGAACGCAAGTCGGTCTCAGCCATTGTGACCCTTGCAAGTGAATCCGCTGCATCTGATATTGATAGCAGTGTCAGTGCATTGCAGAACCGGTATCTCGGGTGGGGCTACTATTTGTCTATTTCAAGGCATCTATCATCCGCTGCGATTGGTTCGACAGTTGCCATCGGGCCCTCCTCCACAGGCTCCCTTCCATTTGGAGCAAAGCCGGTAGCCCCGGAGCTGGGGGGTCGACTTAACCGTGCACCACCGCCTGGTCTGCATCGGGGTGGCTTCGCTCCTCCGAGCTCCTATGGGCCATCTTATGGTGGCAGCAGCTCTActctgcaagtggaagtGAAAGCACCCTCTGATTTGAAGCAGCTTAGACTTATCCACAAAACCTTGGAGAATTTGCTAAACTACGGCCCCGAGTTCGAGGCCCTTCTCATGAGCCGACCAGAAGTccagaaggaggagaaatgGGCGTGGCTATGGGATGCAAGAAGCCCCGGCGGAGTATACTATCGATGGAAATTATGGGATATTATCACAAATAGCCGCTCCAAAGACCAACGAGGACACTCACAAAATCCTTTCCCGATCTTTGAAGGCGGCGCAATGTGGATTCCTCAGGACAAGCTTACATTCGAGTATACTACTCGACTAGATGAACTCGTGTCTGACGAAGACTACGACTCGTCGGATGAGGACATATCcgatggagaggacgacCGACGGCAACATGGTGGGCCGCCTCCCACCGACGGCATTGGAACAGGAAATGAAGGCTTAGGCCATATGAATcctttgaagaaggcgaagttGGCTCACCTCCTGGCACGACTTCCTACCACTCATGCAAAGCTACGCAAAGGTGATGTGGCACGAGTCACCGCATTCGCCATTAAACACGCAGGTGCCGGGGCCGACGAGGTGGTTGAAATGATTGTGTCAAACATTATTGAGCCTTTTGTCTACACTGGGGCGAACCCTGATCGTGAGCTGGAGAAAGGGCTCGCTCGAAAAGAGCAGAATGGTGATGGCGCCAATGCAGCGCCAACAGATAAGGcagggaaagaaaaactaGATACGTCCTCCGCGAAGTTGGTTGGACTGTATCTGATCTCTGATATCCTCTCCTCATCCGCCACCAGCGGGGTACGGCATGCCTGGCGATATCGGCAGCTGTTCGAATCAGCATTGAAAACGCATAAAGTATTCGAACACCTAGGGAGACTTGAAAAAGATCTGAGCTGGGGACGGCTGAGGGCAGAGAAGTGGAAGCGCAGTATAGGCTCTCTTTTACATCTTTGGGAAGGGTGGTGCGTATTTCCACAGTCGAGCCAGGAGCATTTCTTCCAGGTGTTCGAAAAGCCACCGCtcacggaagaagagctgcgagaggagaaggagaaagcaGAGTCTGAACGAGCAGCTGCCGCAGTttccaagaacaagagccGCTGGAAGGCTGTTGACGAGGATtcatctgctgctgctcgctTTGAACCAGGCGGTTCTTCAGAAGGCAAACCCCCTTCGGCGGAGGTCCATCAAGAGGTTGCTGAAGATATGGACATCGACGGTGCGGCGATGAGTGATATTGATGGCGAACCAATGGAAGATAGCGATCTAGAAGacattgatgaagatgaaaacCCgcgcgaggagatcgaagaggaagataaACCAAAAGAGCAGCCTCAGACAAAATCTGAAAAACCCCCAGAAATACCAGCTGGGCCCGTTCGCAAACCACGGCCCAAAGCGGAGGACATGTTtgcggactcggactcggactcagAAGGCAGGATAGAGTAG
- a CDS encoding PQ-loop repeat-containing protein (transcript_id=CADANIAT00005456), whose protein sequence is MASSDTQCGHLVSPGLLNFVLSILIVLGILVSYLPQLVRIAALRSSFGISPYFVLLGTTSGTFALANMVSQRQTLQDVSCCKDVSGLSCFAGLLGILQVATQLLSFFAILTLFVVFFPKNPLAPLSVPRKEGPTYRTALVVAFICIVHAVVMLIVTLAVGFEKPSALQSWSNFCGITAAILASIQYFPQIYTTLRLRCVGSLSIPMMCIQTPGALVWAGSLAARLGSKGWSTWGILIVTACLQGTLLVLCVFFEYLGPNKGHSHDYNKDTAPSQPGENSDAQDEDGPYEETPLLRDSR, encoded by the exons ATGGCTTCTTCTGATACTCAATGCGGGCACCTGGTTTCGCCAGGCCTGCTGAACTTTGTTCTGTCCAT CTTGATCGTGCTCGGAATCCTCGTTTCCTATCTGCCGCAGTTAGTCCGAATCGCCGCTCTAAGGAGCTCCTTTGGGATTTCGCCTTATTTTGTGTTGTTGGGAACAACGTCGGGCACATTCGCTTTGGCAAACATGGTGTCGCAGCGGCAGACGCTGCAAGACGTCTCATGCTGCAAGGATGTCAGTGGGTTATCGTGCTTTGCAGGATTACTAGGGATTCTGCAGGTTGCAACACAGCTGCTTAGCTTTTTCGCGAT ACTCACTCTCTTTGTTGTGTTCTTTCCCAAAAATCCGTTGGCTCCCCTTTCAGTACCGCGGAAAGAAGGACCTACTTATCGGACCGCACTGGTTGTGGCCTTTATATGCATAGTCCATGCAGTGGTTATGTTGATTGTTACCCTTGCGGTTGGCTTCGAAAAGCCCTCGGCGCTTCAATCTTGGTCGAATTTCTGCGGAATTACTGCCGCTATCCTCGCCTCTATACAATATTTCCCTCAGATATACACCACCCTCAGACTCCGCTGTGTAGGCAGCCTGAGCATACCAATGATGTGCATTCAAACGCCTGGTGCGCTTGTTTGGGCAGGCAGTCTGGCCGCACGGCTGGGCAGCAAGGGCTGGAGCACGTGGGGTATTCTAATCGTCACGGCGTGCTTACAGGGCACACTCCTTGTCCTATGTGTGTTCTTCGAGTATCTTGGCCCCAATAAAGGCCATAGCCACGACTATAACAAGGACACCGCACCAAGCCAGCCTGGTGAAAACAGTGATGCCCAAGATGAGGACGGCCCATATGAAGAAACGCCACTTCTCCGAGACAGCCGTTGA
- the ish1 gene encoding double-strand break repair enhancer MSC1 (transcript_id=CADANIAT00005457) — MKLQLASWLVCALATAEAVGASNWFSKAVYNKWHETELERWLADHDIPYPSPADRKELENAVKTNWDLKVQKPLGQLSDHSGDRWEHTKEWIFDTWTDSQLKAFLDRHGIPSPQPRRRDTLLKAARENYEAVAKKLGEAAHYPGNWLYDQWSDSDLKLWLDERGWPAPQPTTRDRLIAAVRRNTRLASLQAKNIAASVVQSANAAQETLSEALFSAWSDSDLKRFLDEHGIHVPQGSKRNELIALARKHRAALVDQASSASSSVSSTASEYIGAATSRAGNEYARATDNASLKSQEAFDTAINSWSDSRLKAFLDARGVPVPQKNKRDELLAQVRLNKHKAATGWSAWTFDTWDTEHLKKYLSSVNSKVAHRAGVTRDELVKEAQDTYEKATKAGGSQLASATSYLKQATASAKDATFDTWSDSDLKQYLDSYGVPVYQGTELNELRAAARRNAHWFRYGTSTPQGALYAKFTGAAQWLLDQLKIGAASGRAQGREAAEKLQDKAEKKAEEVRSEL, encoded by the exons ATGAAGCTACAACTAGCCTCCTGGCTGGTGTGTGCTCTTGCAACCGCTGAGGCGGTTGGAGCTTCCAACTGGTTCAGCAAAGCTG TCTACAACAAATGGCACGAGACTGAGTTGGAACGCTGGCTTGCTGATCATG ACATTCCATACCCTTCACCCGCTGACCGAAAAGAACTCGAGAACGCTGTGAAGACAAACTGGGATCTCAAGGTCCAGAAACCTCTTGGTCAGCTCTCAGATCACTCCGGCGACCGCTGGGAACACACCAAAGAATGGATTTTTGATAC ATGGACCGACTCTCAGTTAAAGGCATTCCTTGACCGACATGGTATCCCTTCACCGCAGCCACGCCGTCGGGACACCCTGCTCAAGGCGGCTCGGGAGAACTACGAGGCCGTCGCAAAGAAGCTTGGTGAAGCCGCTCATTACCCAGGCAATTGGCTGTACGACCAGTGGAGTGATTCCGATCTGAAGCTCTGGCTCGATGAGCGCGGATGGCCTGCTCCTCAACCCACCACTCGGGACCGTCTGATCGCGGCTGTTCGTCGCAACACCCGGCTAGCTAGTCTGCAGGCAAAGAACATTGCTGCCTCTGTAGTCCAGTCAGCCAATGCCGCACAGGAGACCTTGAGTGAAGCCTTGTTTAGTGCCTGGTCCGATTCCGATCTTAAGAGATTCCTCGACGAGCACGGTATTCATGTTCCACAGGGCTCCAAACGCAATGAGCTCATTGCCTTGGCACGAAAGCATCGCGCTGCTCTCGTTGACCAAGcctcttccgcttcctcttccgtgTCCTCAACGGCTTCCGAATACATCGGCGCTGCTACATCCAGAGCTGGCAACGAGTACGCACGTGCTACTGATAACGCAAGCTTGAAGTCTCAGGAAGCTTTCGATACTGCCATCAACTCCTGGTCTGATTCACGCCTCAAGGCCTTCCTTGATGCCAGAGGCGTTCCCGTTccccagaagaacaagcgcgATGAGCTCCTCGCTCAAGTCAGACTCAACAAGCATAAGGCTGCCACTGGCTGGTCCGCTTGGACCTTTGACACCTGGGACACTGAACACCTGAA GAAGTACCTCTCTTCTGTAAACTCGAAAGTCGCTCATCGCGCCGGGGTTACCCGCGACGAACTCGTTAAGGAAGCCCAAGACACGTACGAAAAGGCCACCAAAGCCGGAGGCTCTCAGCTCGCTTCCGCAACTTCCTACCTCAAACAAGCCACCGCCAGCGCAAAGGACGCTACATTTGACACCTGGAGTGACTCAGATCTTAAGCAGTATCTCGATTCCTACGGCGTCCCAGTCTACCAGGGCACTGAGCTGAACGAGCTCCGCGCTGCGGCTCGGCGCAACGCCCATTGGTTCAGATACGGCACTTCCACACCCCAGGGAGCACTGTACGCCAAATTCACCGGCGCTGCACAATGGTTGTTAGACCAGTTGAAGATTGGTGCAGCGAGCGGCAGAGCTCAGGGCCgggaggctgctgagaagTTGCAGGACAAAGCGGAAaagaaggcggaggaggttcgaTCTGAACTCTGA
- a CDS encoding cytochrome b5-like heme/steroid binding domain-containing protein (transcript_id=CADANIAT00005458) codes for MSAEGTAPQAEVASIATPINLILFSAFAFLVYTQFRPKPPAVLPKAPAPVVFRTFTPKTLLPFNGENDKPVYLAVRGRVFDVTPGRNFYGPGGPYENFAGRDASRGLAFQSFDKEMLTEDLSGPLDDLKDLNADQLENLQSWEERFLEKYLVVGKLVAEGDPEAPKS; via the exons ATGTCCGCAG AGGGAACAGCTCCGCAAGCAGAGGT GGCTTCAATCGCCACCCCgatcaacctcatcctcttctctgccttcgccttcctcgtctaCACGCAATTCCGCCCTAAGCCACCTGCCGTGCTCCCTAAGGCCCCTGCCCCCGTTGTCTTCCGCACATTCACGCCCAAGACACTACTCCCCTTCAACGGCGAGAATGACAAGCCCGTCTACCTCGCGGTACGGGGACGCGTCTTCGATGTTACACCAGGAAGGAACTTTTACGGACCG GGTGGACCCTACGAGAATTTTGCTGGCCGGGACGCATCGCGCGGTTTGGCCTTTCAGAGCTTTGATAAAGAGATGTTAACGGAGGATTTGTCGGGTCCATTGGATGATCTTAAGGATTTGAATGCGGaccagctggagaatctgcAAAGTTGGGAAGAGAGGTTCCTGGAGAAGTACCTTGTTGTTGGAAAGTTGGTCGCCGAGGGGGATCCTGAGGCGCCCAAGTCATaa
- a CDS encoding uncharacterized protein (transcript_id=CADANIAT00005459) has product MWAKASLRTRKTSGAGDTPAPTDIRAQLSTVNHNRDISAKALPTLPLSPGPFSSQFTTYQPEPSQRVASSIYSRDTVVYDHHRQRSISDTYQSPPQLDDSYAGRRRSVDISPPDSPIGAPRSQDSARVSPIENGSIQATGVDGSAAKFSSHIPVFRKRADSKLDQSPNPSRAKATQWDNFSGEPTSGLGRIGQVNPGIISFETHVSATRQRSNSSKLIDWGKEHFHSRKKVSESRNRFYANEATPFADREPWRGQSGRSPIVYPIQEKPRNRSSSRLHLSRSSDRLRENTPSPIVGSTGTFTTIITAGKQNHRQQPWTRPYGHDVPESRNASAVSVSSTTPPRVDLVSSPDLSASLTDLTLADNEHNEPTSRFSVTTCNTTEAESATPSPRNSISPSPPASVIDTASQLSTDTTRSIMSRSRPVPSAIAPGKRPARKPTPSEISNKALPPNPAEMTPQGRIDMLEAKRNELMRRKANINTMINELTQVIQPSSIAYDMAAREEVKKTVASLNSELADIQKEEHEVGLKLLRAWKKRDDNDFYGPSSSLWVKRVTS; this is encoded by the exons ATGTGGGCAAAAGCATCCCTTAGAACTCGCAAGACGTCCGGCGCCGGCGACACTCCTGCGCCGACTGATATTCGAGCACAGCTATCTACCGTCAATCACAACCGAGACATCTCTGCAAAAGCATTGCCGACTTTGCCATTATCACC TGGTCCCTTCAGTTCGCAATTCACCACGTACCAGCCGGAGCCCAGCCAACGGGTGGCGTCTTCAATCTATTCGCGGGATACTGTTGTCTACgaccatcatcgtcaacgcTCGATCAGTGACACATACCAGTCTCCGCCGCAGCTTGACGATAGCTACGCCGGCAGAAGGAGGAGTGTCGACATCTCTCCGCCTGACTCTCCTATCGGTGCTCCCCGCAGCCAAGACAGCGCTCGAGTCTCCCCTATAGAAAATGGTTCGATACAAGCAACTGGCGTTGACGGATCAGCAGCAAAATTTTCAAGCCATATCCCTGTATTTCGAAAGCGTGCTGACTCGAAACTCGACCAATCGCCTAACCCGTCCAGGGCAAAGGCAACACAATGGGACAATTTTTCTGGAGAACCGACGAGTGGTCTGGGGAGAATCGGACAGGTCAACCCCGGCATTATATCTTTTGAAACACATGTATCTGCTACCCGCCAGCGATCTAACAGTTCAAAGCTTATCGATTGGGGCAAGGAGCATTTTCATTCGAGGAAGAAAGTATCCGAGTCCCGTAATCGATTCTACGCCAATGAAGCGACTCCATTTGCCGATCGAGAGCCATGGAGAGGGCAAAGCGGTCGCTCACCCATTGTCTATCCGATCCAGGAGAAACCAAGGAACCGATCATCATCCCGCTTGCACCTGTCCAGGAGTAGCGACCGGCTAAGAGAAAACACTCCATCTCCTATAGTGGGAAGTACTGGGACATTTACCACGATAATCACCGCAGGCAAACAAAACCATAGGCAGCAACCTTGGACAAGGCCTTATGGACATGACGTACCCGAGAGCAGGAACGCTAGCGCCGTCAGCGTCAGCAGCACTACCCCGCCACGCGTGGATCTTGTATCAAGCCCCGACCTGAGCGCTAGCCTGACTGACTTGACCCTCGCTGATAATGAGCATAACGAACCTACAAGTCGCTTCAGCGTGACTACCTGTAATACCACCGAAGCTGAAAGCGCGACTCCAAGTCCGCGAAACAGCATATCTCCCAGCCCACCCGCCAGCGTCATTGACACAGCATCTCAACTGTCTACCGATACCACTCGCTCAATCATGTCTCGATCGCGACCGGTGCCAAGTGCTATTGCGCCGGGCAAGCGCCCTGCCAGGAAGCCCACTCCGTCCGAAATCTCGAACAAGGCGCTCCCTCCAAATCCAGCTGAGATGACTCCACAGGGTCGTATTGACATGCTGGAAGCAAAGCGGAACGAACTCATGCGTCGCAAGGCGAATATCAACACAATGATCAACGAGTTGACGCAAGTTATCCAACCCAGTTCTATCGCGTACGATATGGCCGCTCGTGAAGAGGTCAAGAAAACGGTCGCCAGTCTCAACAGCGAGCTGGCCGACATTCAAAAAGAAGAGCATGAGGTTGGTTTGAAGTTACTGCGCgcctggaagaagcgcgatGACAACGACTTCTATGGccctagcagcagcctctggGTCAAACGGGTGACCAGCTGA
- a CDS encoding uncharacterized protein (transcript_id=CADANIAT00005453), producing the protein MAKQVLNAAKRASKKRSAPTENKDGSPQKKLKSSLQSSTDTPFTVESALALPVSTASEEELSDVVLITNRAPLVLAFAVCVLKYTMPEQPISSRLSLAQAVVSANSRSKAISLGLESDKPAEQEGWGDGLPTISVLGREIKVLKRWDYNPREGRPSQESQGAEATSDDILGQCLTDDSEPRPSLWGIDVLALKRGESYPPETAANTSKALPIHNPDAARSYLLKSFMKSPDKDQGESASSKRKSVTKIETEREACLSHLLRSIDMVCQSWASTLSAEDLDRRAWSCSTSAGNSFGVLAPACHYCNEFVLDGFRTILNKTLDIRCHIITDLRCQNWKRIYEHSSSKIFVKPSLVAAVY; encoded by the exons atgGCCAAACAAGTGCTAAATGCTGCAAAGAGAGCATCCAAGAAACGTAGCGCACCTACAGAAAACAAAGATGGATCGCCTCAAAAGAAGCTTAAATCGTCATTACAAAGTTCTACGGATACTCCATTTACAGTGGAAAGTGCACTGGCTCTTCCGGTCTCAACagccagcgaagaagagctctcAGATGTCGTGCTCATCACAAATAGAGCACCACTAGTGCTTGCCTTTGCTGTCTGTGTTCTGAAGTACACAATGCCTGAGCAGCCAATATCAAGTAGGCTTAGCCTGGCCCAAGCTGTTGTTAGCGCCAATAGCCGCTCAAAAGCCATCAGCTTGGGTCTTGAAAGCGACAAACCTGCTGAGCAGGAAGGATGGGGCGACGGTCTGCCCACTATTTCGGTCTTGGGCAGGGAAATCAAGGTGTTAAAACGGTGGGACTACAATCCTCGAGAGGGTCGACCCTCGCAGGAATCTCAGGGCGCGGAGGCCACTTCTGATGACATATTAGGGCAATGTCTTACGGACGACTCGGAGCCCAGGCCATCGCTTTGGGGTATTGATGTTCTGGCGTTAAAACGTGGTGAATCATATCCGCCTGAGACAGCTGCGAATACAAGCAAGGCGCTTCCAATACACAATCCAGACGCAGCACGCTCATATCTTCTCAAATCGTTCATGAAATCACCTGATAAAGATCAAGGAgagtcagcatcatcaaagagaaagagcgtAACAAAGATCGAGACAGAAAGAGAAGCCTGCTTAAGTCATCTCCTACGGTCTATCGATATGGTGTGTCAATCATGGGCTTCCACGCTGAGCGCAGAGGACCTGGATAGGCGTGCTTGGTCATG TAGTACGAGCGCGGGTAACAGTTTTGGTGTGCTGGCGCCAGCCTGCCATTATTGCAATGAATTCGTTCTGGATGGTTTCAGGACAATTTTGAATAAGACTCTGGACATCCGTTGCCATATTATCACCGATTTGAGATGCCAGAACTGGAAGAGAATATACGAGCATTCATCGTCAAAGATTTTCGTGAAGCCGTCATTAGTGGCTGCCGTCTATTAA
- a CDS encoding translation machinery-associated protein 7 (transcript_id=CADANIAT00005460) → MGGASREGGKVKPLKAAKKEKRELDDDDLAFKERQRAEAKAKKELMEKAKGKGPLNTGNQGIKKSGKK, encoded by the exons ATGGGTGGTGCAAGCAGAGAAG GCGGCAAGGTTAAGCCCCTCAAGGcggccaagaaggagaagagggaacttgacgatgacgaccttgCCTTCAAGGAGAGGCAGAGAGCCG AAGCtaaggcgaagaaggagctgaTGGAAAAggccaagggcaagggccCGCTGAACACCGGTAACCAGGGTATCAAGAAATCCGGCAAGAAATGA